In Candidatus Moanabacter tarae, the genomic stretch GCTCCTGAGGGCTATCCCCTACGGGCTCTCCTTCAACCTTAGATGCCTTTTTTGGCGGAACATCACGACTAGATGAGGCTTTATTTAAGCCCGTGTCCGTTGAATCTGGATCCGAAGATGGTTGACTGACAGGAGACTGAGAATCAGGCATATTTACCGCAAGACTACTTAAGCGATTAATTACGGAATCGATGGCTCTTGATCTGCTAGCTTCGACAGCCTTGAGCAAGGTAACTTCAAAATTTACCTTCTCGCTCAATCCCATTTTTACCGATCTTTCGCCCTCATGTAGGACTTCAATGATTCGGAGCAGAGATTCAGATGTAAGGCCTGAAGGACCCAAAGCACGGGTCCTCCCACCCTCCCGAACAGAAGAAATAAGAACCTCTCTTAGAACCACCTGAAGATCTACTAAGATCCGGTATAAGTCGCGACCTTCCGAGGCAAGTTCTTCAACTAACTTTAAAAGTGTACTGTAATCAGAGGAAACAATCGTCTGGGCAAGAGCTTCCACCCTTTCTTGAGAAGCGAGTCCGTAGACATCGAGCACATCCTCCTCCTCAATCTTTTGTCCACAAAACGAGATCATCTGATCAAGAATCGATTGAGCGTCACGCATCCCACCATGAGAAAGGTGTGCGATTGACTGCAACGCGCCTTTATCAACTTCAATTTTTTCAACGGCCGCTATCTCTTCTAATTTGGCTGCAATCTGCTCATCTGGAATAGGTCGAAATTCAAACCGTTGGCACCTGGAAACGATAGTTGGCAAAACCTTATGAGACTCAGTTGTCGCAAAAACGAACTTAACATGAGAAGGTGGCTCTTCAAGTGTCTTAAGGAGGGCGTTAAAGGCCTGATTCGTCAGCATATGCACCTCATCAATTATATAGATCTTATATCGACACTGCGAAGGAACGTATTGACAATCCTCTCGAATATCTCGGACCTGATCAACCGAGTTGTTAGAAGCTCCGTCTATCTCAATCACATCCATACAACTCCCCTCCATGATGGACTGACAAATCGGGGAATCGTTCGGCGGAATTAAGGAAGGCCCGCCCTCGCAATTGAGTGCCTTAGCAAAGAGTCGGGCCATGCTTGTCTTACCAGTACCACGTGGTCCTACAAAAAGATATGCGTGGGCGATCCGCCCCTGTTCGATAGCATTCCGTAGCGTTCTAACAATGTGATCCTGCCCTACTAACTCCTCAAATTGTTGAGGACGCCAACGACGCGCAATGACCTTATACGATGAAGACATGAAAGAAATATAGATTGTTAGGTTAGGGAATGATCTAATCAAACTCAATCTACTCGCCATTCATAGATTTTTTCAGTCTCCGAATAGGCGCACTCGAAGGAAATGAAACGCCCCTTTTTTTCGACACAAACTATCACTTTTTGGTACCTAATCGTTCTCTTTAACAGTTGTAAACTTTCCACATACAAAAGCGATCTTAGGCCCTTAATAGAGGAACGGAGAATGCACCCGAACAAAAACACTCCCGACTCAAATGACTAGACGAAGGGAATCTCCTAACTTGAGGTAAGGTATAAAAAAGGCCAGGCACCCTACGGCACACAGAGTTTCTGGTTACCGTTGCTCCCTTCCGGGCCTGGCGGACTTCACCGACACTCCGTTGCATAGGACCCGGCCGGATCTAGACCTATTCATCTTACAGCAAGTCTTCAACACTTATTTCCAATAACAAGACCGAATATTAAAACAGTCATCGATAAGCCTCTGTCTAACTGATTACTAGACGTAAGAAGACCAGCCATGATCGTAAACACCCGCCAGCAGTATTTCCCTAATTAACTGCTAAATTGTTATCAATCAGGTTCAGTTAAACGCTTGCAAACGGTCGAGACTATAACTTCAAGGTCGCTCAACTTTCCCCTTCCCTCGTATCCACAAGCCAAGATTCCCTCGTCTGGTTCAATGATCAGATTTCCTCGATCCTTCAGAACCTTTAGATTTTTCCGCGTTGCAGGATGCTCCAACATCTTCCCATTCATGGCAGGAGCAACAACTACTTGGGAATCTGTCGCTAGGTAGATTGACGTCAGTAAGTCAGGAGCCAATCCGAGGGCGAAACAGGCGATTACATTTGCCGTAGCCGGTGCTATCAGGAGTAAATCCGATCGATCCGCCACCTCGATATGCCCAGGTTGCCAACCTTCCCCTTCCTTCCAAAGATCAACCCCAACCGGATTCCGGCTCAAGGTCTGAAAAGTCAAAGGAGTTACAAACTCGATAGCTTCACGAGTCATGACGACGAATATATTGGCTCCTTTTTTGACCAACTGACTCGTTATATCCGCCGCCTTGTATGCTGCAATCGATCCGCTCACTCCCAAAACAATCGTCTTCCCTTTAAGCTGCTGATCTTCTTCCATAGTAACACACTATATGCTTAGTCTTTGGATACTTTATCCACTAAACTGAATTTATCTAATTTATCTTCCTCCATTCAATCTCTACTGTAAACTTCATTATTGTTCCCCAAAATCCAAATTGGAAGAGTTAAAGAATATATTTCAAGTAGCTGCATTAAGATATGTCCGAAATAATGATGCTTCTTTAAACTGATTCAGCGCCCTATCACAAACAAGCTCTCGGGTAACAAGTCTTGACATGCATTTAGGAAACCCCTCTTATCCCGGGAATTCGGAAATTCAAATATGTTCCTAACCGCACCATTTGAGATTGCGCTTAGCGCACTGTTGCGACTTCTCCCCTGAGGGGGAGAAAAGGGTTCGATCTGTACATATTTTTTCTTAACCGCTGGAATTGTTATATCCAATTCCCTCGAGAAACGGTTACCCGTCCCCTCCGCGTCGCCCGGTTATATATGATTCTTTGCGATTCGCCAACCAGCCCCAATTCTCCATAAATAGCTTTTAAGAACAATGCACGAAAACCTAAGAACTAAATACCGCCCGTTCCCCAGAATAAAATTGCCTGATAGACAGTGGCCCGACCGTAGAATCGACACAGCTCCAACTTGGTGCAGCGTCGACCTGAGAGACGGCAACCAGGCACTTTCTGTGCCAATGAATCTGGAGGAAAAACACGAGCTTTTTCAAACTCTCGTCAAAATTGGATTCAAGGAAATTGAGGTCGGGTATCCTTCAGCCTCGGATACAGAGTTTAATTTCACCCGCTTTCTAATTGAAAAAGGGCACATTCCAAACGATGTCAGGATCCAAGTCCTGGTAGCCTCTCGTGAACATCTTATCCGACGAACCTTTCAAGCAATAAAAGGAGCTGATAAGGCGATCATACATCTCTACAATTCAATAAATCCGCTCCAACGTCGAGTGACATTTGGAATGAGTAAAAAGCAGATCAAAGCCATCGCCGTTGAGGGAACCAAACTCGTGAAAGATCTGGTTCCTAAGGTGCCTGAAACTGAGATTTTCTATCAATATTCACCAGAGAGCTTTTCCGATACCGAATTGGATTTCTCTCTAGAAGTCTGTCAGGCTGTGATGAATGTTTGGGAACCTACCGTTGAAAGGCCCATTATTCTGAACTTGCCGGCAACGGTTGAGCTATCGACGCCAAACACCCACGCCGATCAAATCGAGTGGTTTTGTCGAGAACTCAAGGATAGGGATAAAGCAATTATCAGCCTTCATACTCACAATGATCGTGGTACCGGAATTGCAGCGACTGAATTTGGTCTTATGGCCGGCGCCCAACGCGTGGAAGGAACCCTATTTGGAAATGGCGAACGGACCGGCAATCTCGACATCGTCACGGCCGCCTTGAACATGTTCTCCCAAGGAGTGGATCCCGATCTTGATTTCCGACGCCTGAATCACATTAGGGAAACCTACGAAAGATGTACTAGAATGAATGTTCACGAACGCCATCCCTATGCTGGGGATCTTGTGTTCACCGCCTTTAGTGGAACTCATCAAGATGCTATAAAGAAGGGAATGGACCAAATGGACGGAGAAATCGACTCTCTCTGGCAAGTCCCCTACTTACCGATCGATCCCGGAGACATCGGCCGTGCATACAATGCAATAATTAGAATCAATAGCCAAAGCGGGAAAGGTGGTATTGCTTATGTCATGCACAGAGAATTTGGCTTTGATCTGCCAAAAGCAATACATCCAGATTTTGGAGCCATTGTAAATCAGATCGCAGACAGAGAAGGTAGAGAACTCTCATCTCTTGAAATTCGCGACGCTTTTTTAAGGGAATACTCCGATCTGACCTTTCCTCTTTCATTAAATTCATATCAGATTAAGAAGAGACCGGAAGATCACAGTCATGTTTCAATCTCGGCTGAAATTACCTACAAGAATCAATCAGAATTCATAGAAGGTAGCGGGAATGGACCTATTGCCGCCTTCGTCGATGCTCTCGATTCAATCTCTTTACAGAACTTCCATATCACTGATTTCCGCCAGCATGCCATCACAAAGGGATCTACCGCAGAAGCAGCTGCCTACGTTGAGATCGAGCGAACCAGTGATCGAAAACGATTCTGGGGTGCTAGCGTTGAAAGCAACATTGAGTTTGCAGGAATCAAAGCATTGGTCAGTTCGTTTAATCGCACAAATGTTCTCGCAGCGAAGAAAGATACTATAGCGACTGCACCAGAGGTGTCACATAAATCGTGAACATTGAACCAAAGACCAAGACTCGAGAACAATTAAGAAACAAGAGCTTCAGTTTGCTATCTCAATTTATTACAGCTTCTAAAATTAACTAAAAACTTTAGGAAAAGTATTAATTTCAGACCTCTTCTTAGCATCAGGATCTATCTGGACGGATCAGAAACTTTCGAGATAGCAACCCCGATTTCATCACTCAATTGGGCCAATCCAGTCCCCAGTTCACTAACCAAAGTCCCATACTTCGTCCCATTCCACATTCCATTAAACCGAAAGTCACCCGAATCGACTGTCTCTCCTCCTTTCCCGACAATGGACCACCCAGCATGAATTGCCACTAAACCGCCTCTAACTCCATCAAATCTAGTGAGACGGATCTTAACCCGATAGTCTAACTCCGTTGGAGCTGACCAAGGGAATCGCGAAATTTTGACTCCCGGAAGTTTATTAGCTAGATGCGAATACAACACTCGTGCTATGCCCTGTTCGAGATCCTCAGCCCATCGATTAAATTCTGAATAAGTAATCTCACTCCCCTCTCTTCGAAGCACTATCTTTGAAGTCTTTAAGTAGTCTGGCATCTCAATAATAAGCAGACCCACATTCAGGGTCTTGAGGATACCACTCGCTTTAATTGGGGTTGGTTCAGTCAAGACATAGAACCGAGTTGGATCCAGTTTAGGATCCAAATCAATACATCCCCCGGTCATTGAAAATAAGACAACGCAAACCGATGTTCGATACATCATTTTCCTAAAAATTATTTATTTCCCGCCTCTTTCAATTTTCCTTCGGACTCTTTCCTCTCAATAATGAATTAGGATTTCGTTCCAAATAATTAACTAAAATACGAATTGCTTCCGCCGCTTCCTTCACCTCTTCCAGAGCATCTTCGATCCGGTAACGAAAAGACGATTCTGAAGAAAACAAGAACTCTGCTTTAGATGTCGTTTCCCCGACTTGTTTCAGCAATCGTTGTAGCTCTTCATTAGTTTCGCCGGCCTCAGCCAACACCGTATCAAATCGACTGTTAAGCTTTGTAGCGAATAGTCGAAACTCATTCACGGTCTCTTTTATCGCCGTTATGGTCTCTCCAAGCTCAGGCGATTCTAAAAAATTCGAAGTAGAATGGCTGGCTTCTTTAATTAATTCGCTAACTCCTCCAAAATCAACTTCCTCCAACCCTTCTCGAGCATTTTTTAATACTCTTATGAGTTCATCATTGATCATTGGTATGTCGAGCGCACCTAATCTTACAAAGACCTCCTCCACACTCTGACCTAATTGAGCGTTCAAGGAAGGCACTGTTGGGATCTCCTTATAGACAACCTTCTCTTGTACCAGTTTGGGCTTTCCTGCCTCAAACACGATATCGATTTCAATATATCTTAACCCCGTAATGAAGCTTTCTGTCACTAACTTTGCTCGATACCCCAGGGCTATGATTTTAGAAAATGTATCGTCATCGCGAATATCCACATCTACACCGATAGAACTATTGAGAAGAGACAAATCTAATTGCATGACCACTGGAATATGATCAATTTTATCCCCCTGGTTGAAGCGTAAAAAGATTTCCTTAACGCTCCCAATTTTCACGCCACGAAACTTTACAGGAGATCCAATATCAAGGCCACTGACTGGTTCGTCGAAGTAACAGATAAATTCCTCATGGTCGCTAAAAAGCTTAAAGGAACCAAAGAAAATAAGGGATCCCGCTGCTAGGATCAATCCTCCGATCACAAACAGGCCGATGACTGTATAGTTAGCTCTTCTGCTCATTGGGAATAGTGACCCCGGGGCACCCTTGAGAATTTACTTACCGCCCCTGGTAAGGAATTCATAAACATTTGTATTGGGTGGATCCTCTACTAGTTGCTTTGGATGCCCTATTGCCGTCATCGTCTTAGGACCAGCGTCGAGAAAGATTGCGTTATCGGCAATCGAAAAGATGCTCTTTAACTCATGGGTTACAACTACGACAGTAGTACCCAAGCTGTCCCTCAGCTGTAAAATCAAGTCGTCAAGTCTTCGAGAATTAATCGGATCGAGCCCAGCCGAGGGCTCATCAAAGAATAAAATCTCGGGATCCAACGCCATGGCTCTAGCCAATCCAGCTCGCTTTCGCATTCCTCCGCTTACCTGAGATGGATAAAACTCCTGAAATCCTTTTAACCCGACCAATGACAGCTTGTAAGAAACGAGTTCCGAGATTTCTCTTGAATTCAGATCGGTATATTCCTCCAACGGCAACGCCACGTTCTCAGCCAAGGTCATCGAACTCCACAAAGCCCCACCTTGATAGAGAACACCGAATCGACGAACTTGAGACTGCTTCTCCTCTTCGGAGGCATGTACAAAACTAATCCCATCGTAAAGAATATCTCCTCGAACCGGTTCCGATAAACCAATCAGATGTTTAAGAAGGGTACTTTTCCCACATCCGCTCCCACCCATAATAATCATGACTTCACCGCAAAGAATCTCAAAATTAAGATCTCGCATAACGACGAAGGACCCATAGGCCATATCCAATCCTTTGACATCAATATGAACCCGTTTAGAAGTCACTTCTCAATAACAATTGTGTTCAAATTCTAGATGTCGTAGATTGCAGCAATCCAGTCAATTATAGCATTGAAGAAAATGACAAGTGTGATTCCAGTTACTACCGCTGAGGTAGTAGCCAACCCTACTCCTTCTGCACTACCCCTAGATTGCATTCCGCGCAGACATCCTGAAATGGCAACTAAAATTCCAAAAACTATTCCCTTGAAGATACCCAATAAGTAGTCCGGCAAAGCCACAGCAACTTTCATTCCGTTAAGAAAAATAGGAACCGAAACATCGAGCATTAGATTGGAAACAAGCATGCCACTTGCAACTCCTATCACATCGGCATACAATACAAGGAGTGGCATCATCAAAAAAAGCGCCAAAATACGGGGAAGGAAGATAAAATCGATTGGATCAATCCCCAGGGTCTTAAGAGCATCAATTTCCTCGGAAAACTTCATGCTCGCGATTTCGGCCGCAAAAGCTGCCCCCGTTCGGCCTGCAATAATTATTCCTGTCATTAAAGCACCTAATTCCCTTAACATTCCATATCCAATAAGATAGGAGACGTAGACATCAGCACCGAATCGATTTAATATTACTGCCCCCAGAAATGCGATAATTAGGCCGATCAAAAAGCTGACAAGAGTAACGATCCAGATAGCATTAGCCCCCACCTCTTGAACAATGAGCCAAAAGTCCTTCCATCGTACCGAGGTCCGTCCAGCTAGCATCCGAAGAACACTCGCAAAACACTCTCCAGTGAAAACCAGCATTTCCAAGAATTCTCCATATCGATCAACCGTTGCCTTTCCAACTCGGCCCAAGAATGACTTTGTCTCTACATCCAGTTGGGCGTTTTCATGTTCCGGTACAGCCAAGGACAAATTAAGCAGCATTCTTAAATCATGAGGAAGCGGGGACCGATCGAATTCCAATTTGTGTCTTCTACATAGATGCACGAGTTTAACCAAATATGTCATAAGCATCGAATCCCAAGTCTCGACCTTATTCGTTGTAACCGCCACAACTCTGACATCCCCAACTGTGTCGAATAATTCTTCGATTGAAGCAAAATTTGGAGGGGATGAATCCACCCGCCAGTTGCCCATTAAGTGAATGGTTAACACCTCTTCTCCAAAGTCCATCTGTATTGTAGCCATCTGAGTCTAAAATTGGATCCTTAAAACCTATCTCCTAGCAATAGGAAAATATGAATCTGTGAGTGATAATCGGCTGTGATTTCAGATTCCAAACCCTAATATACCAATATTCAAAAGCCGTAGCGCTGCAAAACTCTAGATCGAGAGTTGCAACACCACGTTCACGAACGAAGACTATCTCGCAACCGATACGAGACTTTTCTAGGAACGTGAAGACGAAGAACAAAAATGAACTCCAAGGAATTCTGGAGCGAATTATTTTCCTGAATGACGAATCACAATTTTGCATAGGCGAATTCAAGTCCAGTAAGGAGGGAAAGAATCTAACCATTAAAGGCACCCTTCCGGGCGTTCAATGCGGCGAAACATTGCACCTTCACGGCCACTGGGAGCGTCATCCCAAGCACGGCGACCAATTTAATGTTACGCAATTCAAATCGATTCTTCCCTCTACGGTTTACGGTATTCGAAAGTATCTAGGAAGCGGTTTGGTTCCTGGGATCGGGAAAGTTTATGCCGATAAAATAGTAGACCGTTTTGGAACCGATACATTACGCATCATCTCAGAAGAATCAGCTCGTCTCAAAGAAGTCTCAGGAATTGGACAAAAACGAATTCAAGCCATCAGAAGCAATTGGATTGAACAAGAAGCTCTTCGAGATGTAATGACATTCCTTCAAACCTATGGTGTTTCCGTCGCCCAATGCCTCCGCATCGTGCGTCGATACGGCCCATCGGCCAAAAGAATCGTCCGCGAGGAACCCTACAAGGTTGCCCGGGATATTCCTGGAATCGGGTTTAAGAGTGCCGATAAAATCGCCATTAACATTGGTTTCGCAAACGACAGTATGGAACGAATCGAAGCGGGAATTCATTACGCCCTACAATCCCTCGAGGATGAAGGTCACACCGGTTTTCCTTTCGACTCCTTGGCTACTCACGCGGCAGAACTCCTTCAGACCAAAATTGATTCTGTTCGAAGCTGTTTGGCTTCACTAATTGAAAAAACAGAATTAGTTTTTAGTTCCAATCAACCCCTCGTTCAGTTACCAACATTGGACCAAGCTGAGCGCACTATCGCGAAGGCTATTCACAAGATTTCAACCGGCCCCTCTCACTATCCTGGGATCAAAGTTGAAATCGCAATAAATTGGGCACAAGAGCGTGCTCGCATACCTTTTGCCGAGGACCAAAAACATGCCATTCGCACCGCTCTTACAGAAAAAGTCTCAATTATTACTGGCGGACCCGGAACTGGGAAGACTACTATTCTCCGGGCTGTAGTAGAGATTCTAAAAGCAAAAAAAGTTAACGTTCTACTAGCCTCTCCCACTGGTCGGGCTGCCCAGAGAATGTCGGAAGCAACCGGCAGTTCAGCCCAAACGATCCATCGTTTGCTGAAATTCGATCCCGCGAAAGGGAGATTCTCTGTTAATCAATCTTCTCCACTAAACGCAGATTTACTGATTGTAGATGAAGTAAGTATGTTAGACTGCCGTCTTGCCGCCGCCCTTCTCCAGTCGATTCCCTCTTATGCTCATCTCGTTCTAGTTGGCGACATAGATCAACTACCTTCCGTTGGAGCTGGAAACATTCTTACTGATCTTATTACTTCGAAAAGCATACCAGTGACTCTTCTATCCACGATCTTTCGTCAAAAAGAGAAAAGCGAGATTATCAAGGTTGCTTATCGAATTCTCAAAGGCAATCCCAGCCCGCCACGTCCTAGGACAGGACTTAGCTCTCCTCATCTCAACGAAGACCTCCAATTCCTCAAGACAACTTCCCCTCAAGAATGCGTCGAATTGATTGCAGACATTTGTAAAAATTTTATCTCCACCCAAACTAACTATGATCCCCTTATGGATGTACAAGTCTTGGCCCCACTTCACAAGGGAATAGCAGGGATTCGGAACCTGAACCTTGAACTTCAGGCCCGGCTTAATCCCAATGATAACGGTCTATACACCGGTAACACGCGGTTCCTAATCGGCGATAAGGTGATACAAACCCGAAACAATTACGACAAATCTATCTTCAATGGCGATATTGGAAAGGTCGTTTCAATAGAACATGACGAAAATAGACTTACCGTCGCATTCATTAACGAGACCGTCGTCCTGGACCGGTTCGATATTAGTGATCTCCAACTAGCATATACCACTAGCGTCCACAAAGCTCAGGGAAGTGAATTCCCCATCGTTATAATTCCTCTTCTCAAACAGCATTATATCATGCTTCAGCGAAACCTACTCTATACCGCTATCACTCGTGGCAAAAATAAAGTCATCATCGTGGGCGATCCCGCCGCCTACGCCATTGCGGTTAATAACA encodes the following:
- the dnaX_1 gene encoding DNA polymerase III subunit tau; translation: MSSSYKVIARRWRPQQFEELVGQDHIVRTLRNAIEQGRIAHAYLFVGPRGTGKTSMARLFAKALNCEGGPSLIPPNDSPICQSIMEGSCMDVIEIDGASNNSVDQVRDIREDCQYVPSQCRYKIYIIDEVHMLTNQAFNALLKTLEEPPSHVKFVFATTESHKVLPTIVSRCQRFEFRPIPDEQIAAKLEEIAAVEKIEVDKGALQSIAHLSHGGMRDAQSILDQMISFCGQKIEEEDVLDVYGLASQERVEALAQTIVSSDYSTLLKLVEELASEGRDLYRILVDLQVVLREVLISSVREGGRTRALGPSGLTSESLLRIIEVLHEGERSVKMGLSEKVNFEVTLLKAVEASRSRAIDSVINRLSSLAVNMPDSQSPVSQPSSDPDSTDTGLNKASSSRDVPPKKASKVEGEPVGDSPQELVHDTESEQEKDRVKPKLEDMVSKISPETRKILESDLRGRFREVRKVDQQKLI
- the coaBC_1 gene encoding Coenzyme A biosynthesis bifunctional protein CoaBC; its protein translation is MEEDQQLKGKTIVLGVSGSIAAYKAADITSQLVKKGANIFVVMTREAIEFVTPLTFQTLSRNPVGVDLWKEGEGWQPGHIEVADRSDLLLIAPATANVIACFALGLAPDLLTSIYLATDSQVVVAPAMNGKMLEHPATRKNLKVLKDRGNLIIEPDEGILACGYEGRGKLSDLEVIVSTVCKRLTEPD
- the leuA gene encoding 2-isopropylmalate synthase, whose translation is MHENLRTKYRPFPRIKLPDRQWPDRRIDTAPTWCSVDLRDGNQALSVPMNLEEKHELFQTLVKIGFKEIEVGYPSASDTEFNFTRFLIEKGHIPNDVRIQVLVASREHLIRRTFQAIKGADKAIIHLYNSINPLQRRVTFGMSKKQIKAIAVEGTKLVKDLVPKVPETEIFYQYSPESFSDTELDFSLEVCQAVMNVWEPTVERPIILNLPATVELSTPNTHADQIEWFCRELKDRDKAIISLHTHNDRGTGIAATEFGLMAGAQRVEGTLFGNGERTGNLDIVTAALNMFSQGVDPDLDFRRLNHIRETYERCTRMNVHERHPYAGDLVFTAFSGTHQDAIKKGMDQMDGEIDSLWQVPYLPIDPGDIGRAYNAIIRINSQSGKGGIAYVMHREFGFDLPKAIHPDFGAIVNQIADREGRELSSLEIRDAFLREYSDLTFPLSLNSYQIKKRPEDHSHVSISAEITYKNQSEFIEGSGNGPIAAFVDALDSISLQNFHITDFRQHAITKGSTAEAAAYVEIERTSDRKRFWGASVESNIEFAGIKALVSSFNRTNVLAAKKDTIATAPEVSHKS
- the pqiB gene encoding Paraquat-inducible protein B, with the translated sequence MSRRANYTVIGLFVIGGLILAAGSLIFFGSFKLFSDHEEFICYFDEPVSGLDIGSPVKFRGVKIGSVKEIFLRFNQGDKIDHIPVVMQLDLSLLNSSIGVDVDIRDDDTFSKIIALGYRAKLVTESFITGLRYIEIDIVFEAGKPKLVQEKVVYKEIPTVPSLNAQLGQSVEEVFVRLGALDIPMINDELIRVLKNAREGLEEVDFGGVSELIKEASHSTSNFLESPELGETITAIKETVNEFRLFATKLNSRFDTVLAEAGETNEELQRLLKQVGETTSKAEFLFSSESSFRYRIEDALEEVKEAAEAIRILVNYLERNPNSLLRGKSPKEN
- the mkl gene encoding putative ribonucleotide transport ATP-binding protein mkl, with translation MAYGSFVVMRDLNFEILCGEVMIIMGGSGCGKSTLLKHLIGLSEPVRGDILYDGISFVHASEEEKQSQVRRFGVLYQGGALWSSMTLAENVALPLEEYTDLNSREISELVSYKLSLVGLKGFQEFYPSQVSGGMRKRAGLARAMALDPEILFFDEPSAGLDPINSRRLDDLILQLRDSLGTTVVVVTHELKSIFSIADNAIFLDAGPKTMTAIGHPKQLVEDPPNTNVYEFLTRGGK
- the mlaE gene encoding putative phospholipid ABC transporter permease protein MlaE, with the protein product MATIQMDFGEEVLTIHLMGNWRVDSSPPNFASIEELFDTVGDVRVVAVTTNKVETWDSMLMTYLVKLVHLCRRHKLEFDRSPLPHDLRMLLNLSLAVPEHENAQLDVETKSFLGRVGKATVDRYGEFLEMLVFTGECFASVLRMLAGRTSVRWKDFWLIVQEVGANAIWIVTLVSFLIGLIIAFLGAVILNRFGADVYVSYLIGYGMLRELGALMTGIIIAGRTGAAFAAEIASMKFSEEIDALKTLGIDPIDFIFLPRILALFLMMPLLVLYADVIGVASGMLVSNLMLDVSVPIFLNGMKVAVALPDYLLGIFKGIVFGILVAISGCLRGMQSRGSAEGVGLATTSAVVTGITLVIFFNAIIDWIAAIYDI
- the recD2 gene encoding ATP-dependent RecD-like DNA helicase, giving the protein MKTKNKNELQGILERIIFLNDESQFCIGEFKSSKEGKNLTIKGTLPGVQCGETLHLHGHWERHPKHGDQFNVTQFKSILPSTVYGIRKYLGSGLVPGIGKVYADKIVDRFGTDTLRIISEESARLKEVSGIGQKRIQAIRSNWIEQEALRDVMTFLQTYGVSVAQCLRIVRRYGPSAKRIVREEPYKVARDIPGIGFKSADKIAINIGFANDSMERIEAGIHYALQSLEDEGHTGFPFDSLATHAAELLQTKIDSVRSCLASLIEKTELVFSSNQPLVQLPTLDQAERTIAKAIHKISTGPSHYPGIKVEIAINWAQERARIPFAEDQKHAIRTALTEKVSIITGGPGTGKTTILRAVVEILKAKKVNVLLASPTGRAAQRMSEATGSSAQTIHRLLKFDPAKGRFSVNQSSPLNADLLIVDEVSMLDCRLAAALLQSIPSYAHLVLVGDIDQLPSVGAGNILTDLITSKSIPVTLLSTIFRQKEKSEIIKVAYRILKGNPSPPRPRTGLSSPHLNEDLQFLKTTSPQECVELIADICKNFISTQTNYDPLMDVQVLAPLHKGIAGIRNLNLELQARLNPNDNGLYTGNTRFLIGDKVIQTRNNYDKSIFNGDIGKVVSIEHDENRLTVAFINETVVLDRFDISDLQLAYTTSVHKAQGSEFPIVIIPLLKQHYIMLQRNLLYTAITRGKNKVIIVGDPAAYAIAVNNKQSATRFTGLRSIIEKWEE